A window of Lacibacter sediminis contains these coding sequences:
- a CDS encoding HesB/IscA family protein, whose amino-acid sequence METISMAPVTFTATAVEELKRLSTEQPEGKYLRVGAKGGGCSGLSYVLEFDEKKENDELFEIDGIACIMEKSHGMYLYGMQIDWDNGLNNRGFTFSNPNASKTCGCGTSFAV is encoded by the coding sequence ATGGAAACGATAAGTATGGCACCGGTTACATTCACGGCAACGGCAGTTGAGGAGTTGAAAAGATTGTCAACTGAACAGCCCGAAGGTAAATACCTGCGTGTGGGTGCAAAAGGTGGTGGATGTTCAGGGTTGAGTTATGTGCTTGAGTTTGATGAGAAAAAAGAGAATGATGAATTATTTGAGATAGATGGTATTGCCTGTATCATGGAGAAAAGTCATGGCATGTACCTCTACGGAATGCAGATCGATTGGGATAATGGGTTGAACAACCGTGGCTTTACATTCAGCAATCCCAATGCAAGCAAAACCTGCGGCTGTGGTACCAGCTTTGCAGTTTAA
- the secDF gene encoding protein translocase subunit SecDF — translation MALKGLVRFFAIMLILISVWQLSFTWIVNNFERKQKARAEKFVKNNFGTASKETKDSATNAVYRRYIDSLKEKELLDIPVLFPKLTYQKATEQELNLGLDLQGGMNVTLEVGLDGLIRSMSNNPKDVTLNNALTSAIALKKNSDADFVTLFGEAFNKASLNARLAPLFAGGKNKTIKIDASNSTVLEAIRVEARDAIKRTYDRLTARIDQFGVAQPNISYDENKGIITVELAGIDDPERVRKFLQATANLEFWDTYSNADPVVAQSIAQIDQKVKAYLSGKTDTTSTDTSGAPKVDTTVTAGANNNPVSSLFAPNQPDGSAMIGMIRISDTAMFSKYVNLDVVKNSIPATMRFMYGAKAEAKNKSGESMLPIYVIKTVPGSDQPKLTGEYITDARQDFDQRNNEVEVQMEMNTRGAAIWEKMTGDAFNGKYAIAIALDNYVYSAPGVNNGAISGGISQISGSFTIQEAQDLSSVLRTGKLPAPAKIVQEQVVGPTLGAEAVKGGSLSFIISFIIIFILMLVYYNTGGWIANIALILNLLFTVGVLSAFGATLTAAGIAGLVLTIGMAVDTNVIIFERIKEELTKGKSYQMAIEDGYRRSLAPVLDGHITTLLTSFILLYFGLGPVKGFATTQIIGILLSLFCGILVSRLITDMWTNKKRHFEYFTAVSRRIFAHAAYKFIEFRKYTYMISAVVLVLGIGTLFNGFDYGVEFRGGRSYTVKFDRELKNEEVANELNKVFGKYPIIKTVGTPKQLNITTDYMIDQPGETIDAQVETKLYEGLKTFLPAGTSYEQFKTGFKQSSQTVQPTISDDLKKGALWATILGLLVITLYIFIRFRDWRYSVGTIVALLHDVLVTLIVFSFLRNIVPFPLEIDQHFIAAILTVIGFSMNDTVVVFDRVREYSAKMFGQPKGVILNKAINDTLARTVMTSLTVFLTLLTLFIFGGEVTRGFAFAMLIGVITGVYSSVFVAAPILMDFAKDKPLGEPEKDKTLAKARHSIS, via the coding sequence ATGGCACTGAAAGGTTTGGTTAGGTTTTTTGCGATCATGCTCATCTTAATTTCTGTTTGGCAATTAAGTTTTACGTGGATTGTCAACAATTTTGAGCGCAAGCAAAAAGCCAGAGCTGAGAAATTTGTCAAGAACAATTTCGGAACTGCATCAAAAGAAACGAAAGACTCTGCAACGAACGCTGTCTACCGCAGGTATATCGACAGTTTAAAAGAAAAGGAACTCCTTGATATTCCTGTTCTTTTTCCAAAGCTTACTTATCAAAAAGCAACTGAACAGGAACTGAACCTTGGTTTGGATCTGCAAGGTGGTATGAACGTAACATTGGAAGTTGGTTTAGATGGCTTGATCCGTTCAATGAGTAACAATCCGAAAGATGTTACACTCAACAACGCATTAACAAGTGCCATTGCATTGAAAAAGAACAGCGATGCTGACTTTGTAACGCTCTTTGGAGAAGCATTTAACAAAGCTTCATTGAATGCAAGACTTGCTCCTCTTTTTGCAGGCGGTAAAAATAAAACGATCAAGATCGATGCAAGTAACAGCACTGTTCTTGAAGCTATACGTGTTGAAGCAAGAGATGCCATAAAAAGAACTTACGATCGCTTAACAGCACGTATCGATCAGTTTGGTGTTGCCCAACCGAACATCAGCTATGACGAAAATAAAGGTATCATTACAGTTGAACTTGCAGGTATTGATGATCCTGAGCGTGTACGTAAATTCTTACAGGCTACAGCGAATCTTGAATTCTGGGATACTTATTCAAATGCTGATCCTGTAGTGGCGCAAAGCATCGCACAGATCGATCAAAAAGTAAAAGCATACCTCAGCGGTAAAACCGATACTACATCAACAGACACAAGTGGTGCTCCAAAAGTTGACACTACTGTAACTGCCGGCGCAAACAATAACCCTGTATCTTCTCTTTTTGCACCTAACCAGCCCGATGGTTCTGCCATGATCGGCATGATCCGTATTTCAGATACAGCCATGTTCTCGAAATATGTGAACCTCGATGTTGTTAAGAATTCTATTCCTGCAACCATGCGTTTCATGTATGGTGCCAAGGCAGAAGCTAAAAATAAGAGCGGCGAAAGCATGTTGCCGATCTACGTTATTAAAACTGTACCCGGCTCTGACCAACCAAAACTTACCGGTGAATATATTACAGATGCACGCCAGGACTTTGATCAACGTAACAACGAGGTAGAAGTGCAAATGGAAATGAATACACGTGGTGCAGCCATTTGGGAAAAAATGACCGGTGATGCATTTAATGGTAAGTATGCCATTGCAATTGCACTTGATAACTATGTATATTCTGCACCCGGTGTAAATAACGGCGCTATCAGCGGCGGCATTTCACAGATCAGCGGAAGCTTTACTATCCAGGAAGCACAGGATCTTTCAAGCGTGCTACGCACAGGTAAACTTCCTGCTCCTGCTAAGATCGTTCAGGAACAGGTTGTTGGTCCAACACTTGGTGCTGAAGCGGTGAAAGGTGGTTCATTATCATTCATCATTTCATTTATTATCATTTTCATCCTGATGTTGGTGTATTACAACACCGGTGGATGGATCGCTAATATTGCCCTTATCTTAAACCTCCTGTTTACCGTTGGTGTGTTGAGTGCTTTTGGTGCAACCTTAACTGCTGCAGGTATTGCCGGTTTAGTATTAACTATCGGTATGGCAGTGGATACAAACGTTATCATCTTTGAACGTATCAAAGAAGAATTAACGAAAGGCAAGAGTTACCAGATGGCGATCGAAGATGGTTACAGACGCTCATTGGCTCCTGTACTTGATGGTCATATTACTACCCTCTTAACATCATTTATTCTTTTATACTTCGGTTTAGGTCCGGTAAAAGGTTTCGCAACTACACAGATCATCGGTATCCTGTTGAGCTTGTTCTGCGGTATCCTTGTATCAAGACTGATCACCGACATGTGGACAAACAAGAAACGTCACTTTGAATATTTCACTGCTGTTTCACGCCGCATCTTTGCTCACGCTGCTTACAAGTTCATTGAGTTCCGAAAGTACACTTATATGATCTCTGCAGTTGTGTTAGTCTTAGGTATTGGCACTTTGTTCAACGGCTTTGATTACGGTGTTGAATTCCGTGGCGGTCGTAGTTACACTGTTAAGTTTGATCGTGAGTTGAAGAATGAAGAAGTAGCAAACGAACTCAACAAAGTGTTTGGCAAGTATCCTATTATTAAAACGGTAGGTACTCCTAAGCAATTGAATATTACAACTGATTACATGATCGATCAACCAGGCGAAACGATAGATGCGCAGGTTGAAACAAAACTGTATGAAGGTTTAAAAACCTTCTTACCTGCAGGTACAAGCTACGAGCAGTTTAAAACTGGTTTCAAACAAAGTTCACAAACTGTTCAGCCTACCATTTCGGATGACTTGAAGAAAGGTGCATTATGGGCAACCATTCTCGGTTTGCTGGTAATTACACTTTACATCTTTATCCGTTTCCGTGACTGGCGCTATTCAGTTGGTACAATTGTAGCCTTGTTGCATGACGTATTGGTAACACTCATTGTATTCTCTTTCCTCCGCAATATTGTTCCATTCCCGTTAGAGATCGATCAGCACTTTATTGCAGCGATCCTTACTGTAATTGGTTTCTCAATGAACGATACGGTGGTAGTATTCGATCGTGTGCGTGAATACAGTGCAAAAATGTTTGGCCAGCCTAAAGGTGTAATTCTTAACAAAGCCATCAACGATACATTGGCCCGTACAGTAATGACTTCATTAACTGTATTCTTAACCTTGTTAACGCTCTTCATCTTTGGTGGTGAAGTAACAAGAGGTTTTGCCTTTGCGATGTTGATCGGTGTTATTACCGGTGTTTATTCATCTGTGTTTGTTGCGGCACCGATCCTTATGGATTTTGCAAAAGACAAACCACTGGGCGAACCTGAAAAAGATAAAACACTTGCTAAAGCAAGACATTCTATCAGCTAA
- a CDS encoding PNPOx family protein → MASNNTSASPVMNEHIAAFLKEQSVISIATTVNDEPYCASCYYAFEPTENLLVFKSDADTRHIEDALKNTRVAGTILPDKINKAKVKGVQFNGTFMKAEGSIGSKAKETYLKKFPVAGLFRGDIWVIEISRIKFTDNTLVFGKKLLWER, encoded by the coding sequence ATGGCATCTAACAATACTTCAGCATCTCCGGTAATGAATGAGCATATTGCTGCTTTTCTGAAAGAGCAGTCAGTTATTTCAATTGCAACAACAGTAAATGATGAGCCTTATTGTGCTTCCTGTTACTATGCGTTTGAACCAACCGAAAACCTGCTTGTATTTAAATCGGATGCAGACACAAGACATATTGAAGATGCGTTAAAAAACACTCGTGTAGCGGGAACGATCCTCCCCGATAAAATTAACAAGGCGAAAGTAAAAGGCGTGCAGTTCAATGGAACATTCATGAAAGCCGAAGGCAGTATTGGCAGCAAGGCCAAGGAAACTTATCTCAAAAAATTTCCGGTCGCCGGTCTCTTTCGTGGAGATATCTGGGTAATTGAAATAAGCCGTATAAAGTTTACCGATAATACGCTGGTATTTGGGAAGAAGTTATTATGGGAACGATAA
- a CDS encoding DUF7935 family protein: MDTIYYYLFGGAAVVFIALGYYLRVKGKKELLEEQRQAALQEQALRQQQTAAPQPQPRRAPTVNPEMLRLQLQAYERMTILCERIGLNNLLGRLPINQLSAAELQNLMVQSIKTEFEYNVSQQLYVSNAAWDGVKNLKEQNIFIINELASTLPQGATGADLSKKIIELLSHDEHVSLQNIVATLINNEAKQLMG; this comes from the coding sequence ATGGATACAATTTATTATTACTTATTCGGCGGCGCTGCTGTAGTTTTTATTGCTTTGGGTTATTACTTGCGTGTAAAAGGAAAAAAAGAATTACTCGAGGAACAACGCCAGGCGGCTTTGCAGGAGCAGGCATTAAGACAACAACAGACAGCTGCCCCGCAACCACAACCAAGAAGAGCACCAACTGTAAACCCCGAAATGCTCCGCCTGCAATTGCAGGCTTACGAACGCATGACCATTTTATGCGAACGTATTGGGCTTAACAATTTGCTTGGACGTTTGCCCATCAACCAACTATCTGCGGCTGAACTGCAGAACCTGATGGTGCAATCGATCAAAACAGAATTTGAATACAATGTGAGTCAGCAATTATATGTTTCGAATGCTGCATGGGATGGCGTTAAAAACCTGAAAGAGCAGAATATATTTATTATCAACGAACTTGCTTCAACACTGCCGCAGGGAGCAACAGGAGCTGATCTCAGTAAAAAAATCATTGAACTGCTGTCGCATGATGAACATGTATCCTTACAAAATATTGTGGCAACACTCATCAACAACGAAGCCAAACAACTGATGGGATAA
- a CDS encoding serine hydrolase produces the protein MRISVLLLFTCYFTITHAQEPPAFIKDSLERYIERGMKDWNIPGLAITIVKDGKIVFIKGYGVKEVGKPEKVDANTLFIIASNSKLFTGTSLALAEHEKKLSLDDKVTTHIPWFRLYDSTSTKLATVRDMLCHRLGTKTFQGDFTFWNSNLPKDSIIWKMRLLKPEGEFRQNYGYCNAGFLVAGEILQKVTGSTWEQFVKDRMLNPIGMTNTYMNTAGMANRKNVAVPYSNSFGPLSKLPYDEIDNLGPATSMISCVNDLSKWLMFQLDSGKINGQAVIPWQVLQKTRDGNILTGTRKSPYYPTHFRAYGLGEYMTDYNGKQVYWHTGGAFGFVTNVCFIPEEKLGISILTNNDNQNFFEALRYQIMDAYLGVPYVDRSKFLLQFQQQDQVLNDSKIKGWEERVKKKPSLPVSAEAFVGSYYNHVYGNMQIVKENNELTVLLSHHPKLKGKLEYIDNKNFLLTWNHPSYGKFAVPFEIKNNKVSAIEIKASDFVEYDGYVFLKN, from the coding sequence ATGCGAATTTCAGTTTTACTTTTATTCACTTGTTATTTTACAATAACGCATGCTCAGGAACCTCCTGCCTTCATTAAAGATAGCCTTGAACGCTACATTGAACGTGGCATGAAAGACTGGAACATTCCCGGCCTTGCCATCACCATTGTAAAAGATGGAAAGATCGTTTTCATAAAAGGCTATGGTGTAAAAGAAGTGGGCAAACCTGAAAAAGTGGATGCAAATACCCTGTTCATCATTGCATCAAACTCAAAGTTGTTTACAGGAACCAGCCTTGCATTAGCAGAGCATGAAAAGAAATTATCATTGGATGATAAAGTAACAACACATATCCCCTGGTTCAGGCTGTATGATTCAACATCAACCAAATTGGCAACAGTGAGAGATATGTTGTGTCATCGGTTAGGCACCAAAACATTTCAAGGCGATTTTACATTCTGGAACAGCAATCTGCCCAAAGATTCCATCATCTGGAAAATGCGTCTGCTGAAACCGGAAGGAGAATTTCGTCAGAACTATGGTTACTGCAATGCAGGTTTTTTAGTGGCAGGAGAAATTTTACAAAAAGTGACCGGTAGTACGTGGGAACAATTTGTAAAAGATCGGATGCTCAATCCCATTGGCATGACTAATACATACATGAATACAGCGGGTATGGCTAACCGTAAGAATGTGGCTGTTCCCTATTCCAATTCATTTGGACCATTAAGCAAATTGCCTTACGATGAAATTGACAATCTTGGCCCGGCAACAAGCATGATCAGTTGTGTGAATGATCTCAGCAAATGGTTGATGTTTCAATTAGACAGTGGAAAGATCAACGGACAAGCTGTTATTCCATGGCAAGTATTACAAAAAACAAGAGACGGTAATATTTTAACAGGCACACGCAAATCCCCATACTACCCTACTCATTTCCGAGCGTATGGTTTAGGTGAATACATGACGGATTATAATGGCAAACAGGTGTATTGGCATACAGGTGGTGCGTTTGGTTTTGTTACCAATGTATGTTTTATACCGGAAGAAAAACTCGGTATCAGCATCTTAACCAATAACGATAACCAGAATTTCTTTGAAGCATTACGTTACCAGATCATGGATGCGTACTTAGGTGTGCCCTATGTTGACAGAAGTAAATTCTTATTACAATTTCAGCAACAGGACCAGGTGTTGAATGATTCAAAAATAAAAGGCTGGGAAGAACGTGTAAAGAAAAAACCTTCACTGCCGGTAAGTGCTGAGGCATTTGTTGGTTCTTATTACAATCATGTGTATGGAAACATGCAGATTGTAAAAGAGAATAATGAACTTACAGTTTTGCTCAGTCACCATCCAAAACTGAAAGGCAAGCTTGAATACATCGACAATAAAAATTTCCTGCTCACCTGGAATCATCCTTCGTATGGAAAGTTTGCTGTTCCGTTCGAAATTAAGAATAACAAAGTAAGCGCCATCGAAATAAAAGCATCTGACTTTGTTGAATACGATGGCTATGTGTTTCTTAAAAACTAA
- a CDS encoding sensor histidine kinase gives MKYKLHHVIIWMLVFGTWFMFRYEGYSLPATAFKVTLIKVIDLAALVYFTNYVLIPKLLYKKKYVLFAVTLISLIVLSSLLKMNIIGRMTNNPALLNISGNWKDRVYDNVIPHFFLVLAGAAFKLMFDYTAMQKKMADMAKEKAEAELSFLKSQINPHFLFNSINAVYFLIDKENKEAREALHKFSDMLRYQLYEAGGDKIPIEKEIDFLNDYVSLQKLRKDDQYTVDFSSTPEVKGFSIEPLLLVSFVENAFKHISHRSNETNYVKVKLSKANGTMDFLVENSKEDAISTEKNGGIGLQNVKRRLELLYPGKYDLNIQNGAEVYTVHLKLDV, from the coding sequence TTGAAATACAAGCTGCATCATGTGATCATCTGGATGCTGGTGTTCGGCACATGGTTCATGTTCCGGTATGAAGGGTATAGTCTGCCTGCCACTGCGTTTAAGGTAACACTTATTAAAGTGATCGATCTTGCAGCGTTGGTTTATTTCACCAACTATGTTCTTATCCCAAAACTTCTTTACAAAAAGAAATATGTTCTGTTTGCTGTTACACTCATCAGTTTAATTGTTCTCAGCAGTTTGCTGAAGATGAATATTATTGGCCGCATGACCAACAACCCTGCACTGCTGAATATATCGGGCAATTGGAAAGATAGAGTGTATGACAACGTAATTCCTCATTTCTTTCTTGTGCTGGCGGGTGCCGCATTTAAATTGATGTTTGATTATACCGCCATGCAAAAAAAGATGGCTGACATGGCAAAAGAAAAAGCAGAAGCTGAATTGAGTTTCTTAAAATCACAGATCAATCCGCATTTCCTGTTTAATTCTATCAATGCTGTTTATTTTTTGATTGATAAAGAAAACAAAGAAGCAAGAGAGGCACTGCACAAATTTTCAGATATGTTGCGGTATCAATTGTATGAAGCCGGTGGCGATAAAATACCGATTGAAAAAGAGATCGATTTTTTAAATGATTATGTGTCGTTACAAAAACTTCGCAAAGATGATCAGTACACGGTAGACTTTTCATCCACACCTGAAGTGAAAGGTTTCTCAATTGAACCTTTATTACTGGTATCATTTGTTGAAAATGCATTCAAACATATTTCACATCGAAGCAATGAAACAAACTACGTAAAAGTGAAACTCTCCAAAGCAAACGGCACTATGGATTTTTTGGTAGAGAATTCAAAAGAAGATGCGATAAGTACAGAAAAGAATGGGGGCATCGGACTGCAGAATGTAAAACGCAGATTGGAATTGTTATATCCCGGCAAGTATGATCTCAACATACAAAACGGAGCGGAAGTTTATACTGTTCATCTTAAACTGGATGTATAA
- a CDS encoding amidohydrolase, whose translation MRKLFSLIVLCTTVSSVSAQNIQQLIDQRAKALLPKVIEWRRHLHQNPELGNREFKTMAYIANHLKSLGLEVTTGVAKTGVVAILKGGKPGSVVALRADIDALPIVERTNVPFKSTVMADYLGQQVPVMHACGHDTHVAILMGTAEVLATMKKDVPGTVKFIFQPAEEGPPGTEEGGAPLMVKEGVMDNPKVDAIFGLHIAAGLEIGKIKYKSGAFMASSDWFTIKVKGKGAHGSAPWSGIDPIMISAQIINGLQTIVSRSEDLTKAPVVITVGKFNGGVRENIIPEEVSFSGTIRTLDGAMQKDVYEKIRRTASNIAEALGGTAEVTIDNKTLVTYNTPALVSNTIASLQTAAGAENVSEGTWTTGAEDFSFFGEKAPAFFFNLGGMPKGAQPTSHHTPDFLIDDSMLDVGVKAFCNIVFDYGKVKK comes from the coding sequence ATGAGAAAACTGTTTTCATTAATCGTTCTGTGCACAACTGTATCGTCAGTATCAGCGCAAAACATCCAGCAACTGATCGACCAGAGAGCAAAAGCATTATTACCAAAAGTAATAGAGTGGCGCAGGCATCTTCATCAAAACCCGGAGCTTGGTAACCGTGAGTTCAAAACAATGGCGTACATCGCCAATCATCTAAAAAGTCTTGGCCTGGAAGTAACAACCGGTGTTGCAAAAACAGGTGTGGTTGCCATACTAAAAGGCGGCAAACCAGGTTCAGTTGTTGCACTGCGTGCAGATATTGATGCGCTACCAATTGTTGAGCGCACCAATGTTCCTTTTAAATCAACTGTGATGGCAGATTACCTAGGCCAACAGGTTCCTGTGATGCATGCATGCGGACATGATACACATGTTGCTATATTGATGGGCACAGCCGAAGTACTTGCAACAATGAAGAAAGATGTGCCGGGCACAGTGAAATTTATTTTTCAACCTGCTGAGGAAGGCCCTCCCGGTACTGAGGAAGGTGGTGCACCGTTGATGGTGAAAGAAGGTGTAATGGATAATCCGAAAGTGGATGCCATTTTCGGTTTACATATTGCTGCTGGTCTTGAAATCGGTAAGATCAAATATAAAAGTGGTGCGTTCATGGCAAGCAGCGATTGGTTCACGATTAAAGTAAAAGGCAAAGGCGCACATGGCTCTGCTCCGTGGAGTGGCATTGATCCCATTATGATATCAGCACAAATCATAAATGGTTTGCAAACTATTGTGAGTCGTAGCGAAGATTTAACGAAAGCTCCCGTTGTGATTACTGTTGGAAAATTCAATGGTGGTGTACGTGAAAATATTATTCCGGAAGAAGTAAGTTTCAGCGGCACCATTCGTACACTTGACGGAGCTATGCAAAAAGATGTGTATGAGAAGATTCGTCGCACCGCTTCCAATATTGCCGAAGCTTTGGGCGGCACTGCTGAAGTAACAATTGATAATAAAACATTGGTGACATATAATACGCCAGCATTAGTAAGTAATACCATTGCTTCTTTACAAACAGCTGCGGGTGCAGAAAATGTAAGTGAAGGAACATGGACAACAGGTGCCGAAGATTTTTCTTTCTTTGGTGAAAAAGCACCTGCTTTCTTTTTCAATCTTGGTGGTATGCCGAAAGGTGCACAACCAACCAGCCATCATACGCCTGATTTTTTAATTGACGACAGCATGCTTGATGTAGGCGTAAAAGCCTTTTGCAATATTGTATTTGATTATGGGAAGGTGAAGAAGTAA
- a CDS encoding acyl-CoA mutase large subunit family protein, which yields MEEKKIYTDSGIEVKPLYNGAGEQELPGQFPFTRGVQPDMYRGKLWTMRQYAGFSTAEESNKRYHYLLSQGVSGLSVAFDLPTQIGYDSDHALAEGEVGKVGVAIDSIEDIQTLFDGIKLEDVSTSMTINATGFILLSFYVALAKQQGADLKKITGTIQNDILKEYAARGTYIYPPKPSMRIITDIFEWCSHELPKWNTISISGYHIREAGSTAVQEIAFTLANGKAYVKAALEKGLDINVFGKRLSFFFNAHNNLFEEAAKFRAARRMWAQMMKELGATDPKAMMLRFHTQTGGSTLTAQQPLNNISRVTIQTLAAVLGGTQSLHTNGYDEALSLPTEEAARIALRTQQIVAFESGAPDTVDPLAGSYYVEALTDEIEQKAWDLISKIDVMGGSVSAIEEGFIQDEIARSAYEYQRNIENGSKIIVGVNKFQVKEENTTPVFRIDDSIRAVQTEKLQRLKNNRDPGKVDQCLQEINDRAGSGENLMPAVITAVENKCTLGEISDELRAVYGEYK from the coding sequence ATGGAAGAAAAAAAGATCTACACTGATTCGGGAATTGAAGTAAAACCACTTTACAATGGAGCCGGTGAACAGGAATTACCCGGACAGTTTCCGTTTACACGTGGTGTGCAGCCCGATATGTACCGTGGTAAACTGTGGACCATGCGTCAGTACGCAGGTTTCTCAACTGCTGAAGAAAGCAACAAACGCTATCATTATTTATTATCACAAGGTGTGAGCGGTTTAAGTGTTGCATTTGATCTGCCTACGCAAATTGGTTACGACAGCGATCATGCATTGGCGGAAGGCGAAGTGGGAAAAGTTGGTGTAGCTATTGACAGCATTGAAGATATTCAAACTCTGTTTGATGGCATTAAACTGGAAGATGTTTCTACTTCAATGACCATTAATGCAACCGGTTTTATTCTTCTCTCTTTTTATGTTGCATTAGCAAAACAACAAGGTGCCGATCTGAAGAAGATCACCGGTACTATCCAGAACGATATTCTAAAAGAGTACGCTGCAAGAGGAACCTATATCTATCCGCCAAAACCAAGCATGCGTATCATCACTGATATTTTTGAATGGTGCAGTCATGAATTACCGAAATGGAATACGATCTCTATCAGCGGCTATCATATACGTGAAGCAGGAAGTACAGCAGTGCAGGAAATTGCATTTACATTGGCGAATGGAAAAGCGTATGTAAAAGCTGCATTGGAAAAAGGATTAGACATTAATGTCTTTGGTAAACGTCTTTCCTTCTTCTTTAACGCACACAATAATTTGTTTGAAGAAGCAGCAAAGTTTCGTGCAGCCCGTCGTATGTGGGCGCAGATGATGAAAGAACTTGGGGCAACAGATCCTAAAGCGATGATGTTGCGTTTTCATACACAAACAGGTGGCAGCACACTTACAGCACAACAACCACTCAATAATATTTCACGGGTAACCATCCAAACATTAGCTGCTGTGTTGGGTGGCACGCAATCATTACATACAAATGGGTATGATGAAGCGTTGAGTCTGCCTACAGAAGAAGCTGCACGCATTGCATTGCGTACACAACAGATCGTTGCCTTTGAAAGCGGCGCACCTGATACCGTTGATCCATTGGCCGGAAGTTATTATGTGGAGGCGCTCACCGATGAAATTGAGCAGAAGGCATGGGATCTCATTTCAAAGATCGATGTGATGGGCGGCAGTGTATCTGCTATTGAAGAAGGATTCATCCAGGATGAAATTGCCCGGAGTGCATACGAATATCAACGCAATATCGAGAATGGATCTAAGATCATCGTCGGCGTTAATAAATTCCAGGTGAAGGAAGAAAACACAACACCTGTTTTCAGGATCGATGACAGCATTCGTGCAGTGCAAACAGAAAAGCTTCAACGTTTAAAAAATAACCGTGATCCCGGCAAAGTGGACCAATGTCTGCAGGAGATCAACGACCGAGCCGGCAGTGGCGAAAACCTGATGCCGGCCGTGATTACTGCTGTTGAAAACAAATGCACCCTTGGTGAAATTTCAGATGAGCTAAGAGCTGTATATGGTGAGTATAAATAA
- a CDS encoding LytR/AlgR family response regulator transcription factor: protein MLINVVIIDDEPLARKGLKEYVTDVDFLQLVGEFDHPLKAADMISRGDVQLLLLDIQMPKITGIDFFKSLQQAPPVIFTTAYPQYALDGFEVNALDYLVKPISFDRFLKAAMKAKEYYELRQQNKAAESAEQQTDFYIKADNRFVRIAFKDVQYVEALQNYVCIYTAEKKYISYLTMKSVEEYLPASQFIKTHKSFIVNAAKIDAIDGNEIRIGEHRIPISRNEKEDVMEQLLKNKFLKR, encoded by the coding sequence ATGTTGATCAATGTTGTAATCATAGATGATGAACCGCTTGCCCGTAAGGGATTGAAAGAGTATGTGACTGATGTAGATTTTCTGCAACTGGTGGGAGAGTTTGATCATCCGTTAAAAGCTGCTGATATGATCAGCAGGGGAGATGTGCAATTACTCTTGCTCGACATACAAATGCCAAAGATCACCGGTATTGATTTTTTTAAATCACTACAACAGGCGCCGCCGGTTATTTTTACCACAGCTTATCCGCAATATGCATTGGATGGTTTTGAAGTGAATGCATTGGATTATCTGGTAAAGCCTATTTCGTTTGACCGTTTTCTGAAAGCAGCCATGAAAGCAAAAGAGTACTACGAGCTGCGGCAACAAAACAAAGCTGCTGAAAGTGCAGAGCAACAAACTGATTTTTATATCAAGGCTGATAACCGTTTTGTCCGAATCGCTTTCAAGGATGTACAGTATGTAGAAGCGTTACAGAATTATGTTTGTATTTATACAGCTGAAAAGAAATACATCAGCTATCTCACCATGAAATCGGTGGAAGAATATTTACCTGCATCGCAATTTATCAAAACACATAAGTCGTTTATTGTAAATGCGGCTAAGATCGATGCTATTGATGGAAATGAAATACGTATCGGAGAACACCGCATTCCGATTAGCCGAAATGAAAAGGAAGATGTGATGGAGCAATTGTTGAAGAATAAATTTTTGAAACGGTAA